A single region of the Salipaludibacillus sp. LMS25 genome encodes:
- a CDS encoding ATP-binding protein: MRKRRGIRAYFLRTSLILLTVILSIIGALSAYTYHEQSQLAEKKQSLNDKAELTESINRTLNNLVFQGRTYLAFQSEKDLERVFVHLSGLDLLLNQINDYELTADEEVLYRQLEEFIIEYEFTLMPQAIAFVENDDYEGLREFWNEGTNESVSSFLSRTSTMENKLSSQVESLYDETVDAAKVQSLLGLILIGATMFLYIIALSGVLKRLVKPLESLTVAADDLAQGREVKLETYDRQDEIGSLSNAFYNMAMSIHEKEEELTAQNEELQSQQVELQQYLTSMKTSNEKLHLFNQLNHAMSLSLNKEAFITSIFNFINRLYSVDKSIFFLTSEPMYKAMGASEKTLNRFIQSDKSDLMIRLQKHRHVVIKRKSESAEQGMADNPFDVYDLYSGVMDAEKNVLAIFSATRIGQPFSDEEISEIDGIMNRASLALERTVIYEEMETSRKLSQDIIDNINEGILFVSAEGEVLQFNEAVCHMVKWEGTPYENSEDEDVWLHKFTRYVRDSGSLIHFIRKFIKEDIHGTMNYQYEVETNQEIRVINVYGTSVYHNHEKVGTIFVHRNITREHELDQMKSELVSTVSHELRTPLSSVLGFTELLLTKSLRPERQKKYLNTIYKEAQRLTNLINNFLDLQRMEEGTQAYNMETKRMDTVVMEVMSNFKHAKQHYLKFVDESFDARVKIDEARIQQVLTNLLSNAIKFSPDGGDVTVTLKNHDNTLVVAVEDEGLGIPEEAMDTLFSKFQRIDIQDRSKIGGTGLGLAISREIVENHEGSIWVESELGKGTTFYFNLPLLRHVITVAEQEASPTMQKGSVMIVEDDASLALLLSEELKTNRFRVIHHFDPVSAYHDSVQQSFSAIVVDLMLGEEMDGWDLIKKLKETPDTRAIPIIISSALDKSEEKMKEFGIKNYLTKPYPPDELSKTLLQFVSSDEKKEGEVLFPRDSPSSFS, translated from the coding sequence ATGAGGAAACGAAGAGGTATAAGAGCCTATTTTTTACGAACGTCACTTATTCTTCTGACAGTGATTCTCAGTATCATAGGGGCCTTAAGTGCTTATACGTATCATGAGCAGAGTCAATTAGCTGAAAAGAAACAAAGCTTAAACGATAAAGCAGAGCTTACGGAAAGTATAAATCGTACGTTAAATAATCTTGTGTTTCAAGGGAGGACCTATTTAGCTTTTCAAAGCGAGAAAGATTTGGAACGGGTGTTCGTTCATTTATCAGGGCTTGACCTCTTACTTAATCAAATAAATGATTACGAGTTGACAGCAGACGAGGAAGTGCTTTATCGTCAGCTAGAAGAATTTATTATTGAGTATGAATTTACTCTTATGCCACAAGCCATTGCTTTTGTTGAAAATGATGATTATGAAGGCCTGCGGGAATTTTGGAATGAAGGAACCAATGAGTCTGTTTCAAGCTTTCTTTCTCGCACTTCAACGATGGAAAATAAATTATCCTCCCAAGTGGAGAGCCTCTATGATGAAACAGTTGATGCAGCTAAAGTTCAGAGCCTTCTTGGGTTAATTTTAATAGGCGCGACGATGTTTCTTTATATCATCGCTCTTTCAGGTGTATTAAAACGGTTAGTTAAACCTCTCGAAAGCTTGACAGTGGCAGCCGATGATTTGGCCCAAGGTCGAGAAGTAAAACTTGAAACATATGATCGGCAAGACGAGATCGGTTCCTTGTCCAATGCTTTTTATAACATGGCTATGAGCATACATGAAAAAGAAGAGGAGTTGACCGCGCAAAATGAAGAGCTACAATCCCAACAAGTAGAATTACAGCAATACCTTACGTCGATGAAAACGTCAAATGAAAAACTTCACTTATTCAATCAGTTAAATCACGCCATGTCGCTAAGTTTGAATAAAGAGGCTTTTATCACATCTATTTTTAATTTCATTAATAGGCTTTATTCAGTTGATAAAAGTATTTTTTTCCTTACATCTGAGCCAATGTATAAAGCGATGGGAGCATCAGAAAAAACATTGAATCGCTTTATTCAGTCAGATAAGTCTGATTTAATGATCCGCCTGCAAAAACACCGCCATGTGGTCATTAAGCGAAAATCAGAAAGTGCTGAACAAGGAATGGCTGATAATCCTTTTGATGTGTATGATCTTTATTCAGGGGTTATGGACGCAGAGAAAAACGTGTTAGCGATCTTTTCAGCAACACGAATTGGTCAGCCGTTCTCAGATGAGGAGATAAGTGAAATTGACGGTATTATGAATAGGGCATCACTCGCTTTAGAGCGCACGGTTATCTATGAAGAAATGGAAACATCACGCAAGCTGAGTCAGGATATTATCGATAATATTAACGAAGGGATCCTGTTTGTTTCAGCTGAGGGTGAGGTGCTTCAATTTAATGAAGCTGTGTGCCATATGGTCAAGTGGGAGGGGACGCCCTATGAAAACAGCGAGGATGAAGACGTATGGCTGCATAAGTTTACTAGGTATGTGAGAGATTCTGGGAGCTTGATACACTTTATTAGAAAGTTTATTAAGGAAGATATCCATGGCACAATGAATTACCAATATGAGGTGGAAACAAACCAAGAAATTCGAGTCATCAACGTCTATGGCACGAGTGTTTATCATAATCATGAAAAAGTAGGCACTATTTTTGTCCATCGGAATATTACGAGAGAGCATGAATTAGATCAAATGAAATCTGAGCTTGTTAGTACTGTGAGTCATGAACTACGAACCCCTTTATCAAGTGTGCTTGGGTTTACTGAATTACTATTGACCAAAAGCTTGAGGCCGGAGAGACAAAAGAAATATTTAAATACGATTTATAAAGAAGCCCAACGGCTGACGAATTTAATTAATAATTTTCTTGATTTGCAAAGAATGGAAGAGGGTACACAGGCTTATAACATGGAAACGAAACGAATGGACACAGTTGTTATGGAGGTCATGTCCAACTTCAAACATGCAAAACAGCATTATTTAAAGTTTGTAGATGAAAGCTTTGATGCTAGAGTGAAAATAGATGAAGCTCGAATCCAGCAAGTACTTACAAACCTTCTAAGCAATGCGATTAAGTTTTCTCCTGACGGTGGCGATGTGACAGTGACTTTAAAAAATCACGATAATACACTTGTGGTGGCTGTGGAAGACGAGGGACTGGGTATTCCGGAGGAGGCCATGGATACGTTGTTTAGTAAGTTTCAGCGAATTGACATTCAAGACCGGAGTAAAATTGGCGGCACTGGGCTTGGGTTGGCAATATCAAGGGAAATTGTAGAAAATCATGAAGGGAGCATATGGGTTGAATCAGAATTAGGAAAAGGGACGACCTTTTACTTTAATTTACCCCTTTTGCGCCATGTGATTACGGTGGCAGAACAAGAGGCATCTCCTACAATGCAGAAAGGCTCTGTCATGATCGTGGAGGACGATGCCAGTTTAGCGCTCTTACTTTCCGAAGAACTTAAAACAAACAGGTTTCGCGTCATTCACCATTTTGATCCGGTGAGTGCTTACCACGATAGTGTTCAACAATCATTTTCAGCTATTGTGGTCGATTTAATGCTCGGTGAAGAGATGGATGGCTGGGATTTAATTAAGAAGTTAAAAGAAACACCCGACACACGAGCCATTCCAATTATTATTTCATCTGCCCTTGATAAATCTGAAGAGAAAATGAAGGAGTTCGGAATAAAAAATTATTTGACAAAGCCTTATCCCCCTGATGAATTGTCGAAAACATTGCTACAATTCGTTAGCTCAGACGAGAAAAAAGAAGGAGAAGTACTTTTCCCTCGTGACTCCCCATCTTCCTTTTCATAA
- a CDS encoding class I SAM-dependent rRNA methyltransferase: MIDVDEREGLWMETTIKINMSFSKKYRSGYPLLLKEAVVNPDKLVEEGQILNVIDEEGTFIGKGYYGLQNKGLGWIVTDKKDDLVDEGLFRRKLIKAFGRRRSFFENERTTAFRLFNGEGDGIGGLTIDYFDGFYLINWYSEGIYSFKSTIVDVLSTHTAYRGIYEKKRFATDGKYVEDDDFIMGERGEFPLIVKENGVNVAVYLNEGAMVGVFMDQRHVREALLNTYAKGRTVLNTFSYTGAFSVFATLGGAEKTTSVDLANRSREKTAEHFTLNNVDPSTQHIIVEDVFAFFKRAEKRGDRYGLVILDPPSFARSKKYTFSAAKDYSGLLQQAIRLTEEDGIIVASINHSGVSRKKFRKMIDQSFREEGISYKVVESHSLPDDYQVDRHYPEGNYLKVAIIKRLGQWNEE, from the coding sequence ATGATAGACGTTGATGAACGGGAGGGACTATGGATGGAAACGACCATTAAAATAAACATGAGTTTTTCAAAGAAGTATCGATCCGGGTATCCGCTGCTACTTAAAGAAGCAGTTGTTAACCCAGACAAGCTAGTAGAAGAAGGGCAAATACTGAATGTGATAGACGAAGAAGGCACATTTATTGGAAAAGGCTATTATGGTCTGCAAAATAAAGGTCTTGGGTGGATCGTCACTGACAAAAAAGATGATCTTGTTGATGAGGGGCTATTTCGGCGCAAGTTAATAAAGGCTTTTGGAAGAAGGCGGTCGTTTTTTGAAAATGAACGTACCACCGCCTTTCGCCTTTTTAATGGAGAAGGTGATGGCATCGGGGGCTTGACAATTGATTATTTTGACGGCTTCTACTTGATAAATTGGTACAGCGAAGGAATATACAGCTTTAAAAGTACGATTGTAGATGTTCTCTCGACACATACAGCTTATCGAGGTATCTATGAGAAAAAACGCTTTGCCACCGATGGTAAATATGTAGAAGACGATGATTTTATTATGGGGGAACGGGGAGAATTCCCACTTATCGTGAAAGAGAACGGTGTGAACGTTGCTGTCTATTTAAATGAAGGTGCAATGGTAGGGGTATTCATGGATCAGCGCCACGTTCGTGAAGCGTTACTTAATACATATGCAAAGGGGCGAACTGTTCTTAATACGTTTTCATATACCGGTGCCTTTTCAGTATTCGCTACGTTAGGTGGTGCTGAAAAAACCACAAGTGTCGATTTAGCGAACCGAAGTCGAGAGAAAACCGCTGAACACTTTACTCTTAATAACGTGGACCCTTCCACCCAGCATATTATCGTTGAGGATGTGTTCGCCTTTTTCAAACGGGCGGAGAAGCGGGGTGATCGTTATGGACTTGTTATTTTAGACCCGCCTAGCTTTGCCAGATCTAAAAAATATACATTTAGCGCTGCAAAAGATTACTCAGGATTATTGCAGCAAGCTATTCGCCTCACTGAAGAGGATGGTATCATAGTGGCTTCAATAAACCATAGTGGTGTTAGTCGTAAAAAGTTCCGGAAAATGATCGACCAGTCATTTAGAGAAGAAGGGATAAGCTATAAGGTTGTGGAATCACACAGTCTCCCAGACGATTATCAGGTAGATCGTCATTACCCAGAAGGGAATTACTTGAAAGTTGCCATCATTAAACGACTTGGTCAATGGAATGAAGAATAA
- a CDS encoding methyl-accepting chemotaxis protein — protein sequence MLNVSSSLFKKFLLGIMVPMILFALIFSSVIYYFSSHLIDDYVIPSFEDALTVNMDLMTDSLDNQLILAAHEGDTNALAELQHTLDQFQASTGVANAYVLGQSGGEEYIIALSQYEETMEAYPLSDDMHTAMGGTDAISDIYNDEFGTFKSYFSAVEGTDAILGLDRDASFVSKAKSLGITISLILAGGMIIASIVISTIITRKISQPVTTIAHHAEKVAEGNLNIEEIHITSRDELGQLSAHFNKMIRDLRKMISQVGDKATQVAATSEELSASSEQTSESVSHVSETIQMIASSSGDQQEQMEGLNDYCKALSVEMNEVANEATATAQMSEETAHAAKEGATSIDQAITHMAAINDRVSQSADVVTKLQEESRAIGEIVTIITNIADQTNLLALNASIEAARAGENGKGFAVVADEVRKLAEESGNAANQIKEKIDQVQSQAIASVEAMTEGYQAVKEGTEAVNQANESFERIEKTAIDSSNKVNSIKDALAMMDEAISANVKTISDLTEISNNVSSSIQSVSATSEEQTAIMEEVASASESLSKMAEQLQYSVQKFNTENKS from the coding sequence ATGTTAAATGTCTCATCATCCTTATTTAAAAAGTTTCTTCTTGGCATCATGGTGCCTATGATTCTCTTTGCTCTTATCTTTAGCAGTGTCATTTATTATTTTTCTAGTCACTTAATTGATGACTATGTGATACCTAGTTTTGAAGATGCCCTTACAGTAAATATGGACCTTATGACAGACAGCCTTGACAATCAATTAATACTCGCTGCTCATGAAGGTGACACGAATGCCCTTGCAGAGCTTCAACATACATTAGACCAGTTTCAAGCGTCTACTGGCGTGGCAAATGCATACGTTTTAGGCCAATCAGGTGGTGAAGAGTATATTATTGCCTTAAGCCAGTATGAAGAGACGATGGAAGCTTATCCACTCTCTGATGATATGCACACAGCTATGGGCGGAACAGACGCTATAAGTGACATATATAATGATGAATTTGGAACATTCAAGTCTTACTTTTCAGCGGTTGAAGGAACAGATGCCATTCTGGGATTAGATCGTGATGCTTCGTTTGTTAGTAAAGCTAAATCTCTTGGGATCACCATATCTCTTATCTTAGCCGGTGGCATGATTATCGCCTCTATCGTGATTTCTACTATCATTACTCGAAAAATCAGCCAACCTGTTACAACAATCGCTCACCATGCGGAAAAAGTAGCAGAAGGCAACTTAAACATCGAGGAGATTCACATTACATCTAGAGATGAGTTAGGCCAGCTATCGGCTCATTTTAATAAAATGATTCGCGATTTACGGAAGATGATTTCGCAAGTTGGGGATAAAGCAACCCAAGTGGCCGCCACTTCGGAGGAGCTTTCTGCAAGCTCTGAACAGACGAGCGAGTCCGTCTCCCATGTGAGTGAAACAATTCAAATGATCGCCTCTTCTTCAGGGGATCAACAAGAACAAATGGAAGGATTAAATGATTACTGTAAAGCTTTATCAGTTGAGATGAACGAAGTAGCCAATGAAGCGACAGCAACAGCGCAAATGTCAGAGGAAACAGCCCACGCTGCTAAAGAAGGCGCTACTTCCATTGATCAAGCGATTACGCATATGGCGGCGATTAATGATCGTGTTAGCCAGTCTGCGGATGTGGTGACAAAACTACAAGAAGAGTCCCGCGCAATCGGCGAAATTGTGACGATTATTACAAATATTGCTGACCAAACGAATCTCCTAGCTCTCAACGCCTCAATCGAAGCAGCCCGAGCAGGAGAAAATGGGAAAGGGTTTGCTGTCGTAGCTGATGAAGTACGAAAATTAGCTGAAGAATCTGGAAATGCCGCTAATCAAATTAAAGAAAAAATCGACCAAGTACAAAGCCAAGCTATCGCCTCTGTTGAAGCCATGACTGAAGGCTATCAAGCTGTAAAAGAAGGCACGGAAGCTGTTAATCAGGCTAATGAATCATTTGAACGAATCGAAAAAACGGCTATCGACTCCTCTAACAAAGTAAATAGTATTAAAGACGCATTGGCAATGATGGACGAAGCCATCTCTGCTAACGTAAAAACAATTTCGGATTTAACAGAAATATCGAACAATGTTTCTAGTAGTATACAAAGTGTTTCTGCAACGAGCGAGGAACAAACTGCTATCATGGAAGAAGTAGCTAGTGCATCTGAGTCGTTATCTAAAATGGCCGAACAATTGCAATATTCGGTCCAAAAGTTCAATACAGAGAACAAATCATAG
- the queF gene encoding preQ(1) synthase, whose amino-acid sequence MAHSREEEVQLLGNTQVEYKTDYAPEILEAFENRHPHRNYFVKFNCPEFTSLCPKTGQPDFATIYISYIPDKKMVESKSLKLYLFSFRNHGDFHEDCMNTILDDLVSLMDPRYIEVWGKFTPRGGISIDPYVNYGKPDSKWEAFAEQRLLQHDLYPETIDHR is encoded by the coding sequence ATGGCTCACAGCCGGGAAGAAGAAGTTCAATTATTAGGTAACACACAGGTGGAATATAAAACAGATTACGCACCAGAGATTTTGGAGGCATTTGAAAACCGCCATCCGCACCGTAACTACTTTGTGAAATTCAATTGTCCTGAATTTACAAGTCTCTGTCCAAAAACGGGGCAACCCGACTTCGCCACAATTTATATAAGTTACATCCCTGATAAAAAAATGGTGGAAAGTAAATCATTAAAGCTTTATTTATTTAGCTTTAGAAATCATGGGGATTTCCATGAGGATTGTATGAATACGATTCTCGATGACCTCGTCTCATTGATGGACCCTCGCTATATTGAAGTATGGGGCAAATTCACCCCCCGTGGCGGCATTTCAATCGATCCTTACGTTAATTATGGAAAACCAGATTCCAAATGGGAGGCATTTGCTGAACAACGCTTGCTTCAGCATGATCTTTATCCTGAAACGATTGACCATAGGTAA
- the yidC gene encoding membrane protein insertase YidC, translating to MGKTSVFTSHKKIIILLSATVLLMLILNGCQASTEPIDSDTTGFFNHFVVFPFSFAIKFLAGIFNGSYGLSIIFMTLIIRLCLLPLMMKQYNNQLTMREKMAVLKPEMDEVQKKYKDKKNREDQQKMQKEMMALYQKHNFNPLTSMGCLPMLIQFPILIGFYWAIMRTPEIAQQTFLWFNLGETDMILPFIAAAVYLIQFKVTQKGMDPAQQKQMAILGYITPVMMGMFSFNVAAALPLYWSVGGLFLIMQTLLFKWVYREKNEALKAVIAPK from the coding sequence GTGGGAAAAACATCTGTATTCACTAGTCATAAAAAAATAATTATACTCTTGTCAGCAACGGTCTTACTTATGCTGATACTCAATGGTTGTCAAGCAAGCACTGAGCCTATTGATTCTGACACAACAGGGTTCTTTAACCATTTTGTCGTGTTTCCATTTTCATTTGCAATTAAATTTCTTGCTGGCATTTTCAATGGGAGCTACGGTTTATCGATTATTTTTATGACGTTGATTATTCGTTTGTGCCTGTTACCGCTTATGATGAAGCAATATAATAATCAATTGACAATGCGGGAAAAAATGGCTGTACTGAAGCCGGAAATGGACGAGGTGCAAAAAAAATATAAAGATAAGAAAAATAGGGAAGACCAGCAAAAAATGCAGAAGGAAATGATGGCCCTTTACCAAAAGCATAACTTCAACCCTTTAACGTCAATGGGATGTTTGCCGATGCTGATTCAGTTTCCGATTCTTATCGGGTTTTACTGGGCCATTATGAGAACACCTGAAATAGCACAACAAACCTTCTTGTGGTTTAACCTAGGGGAAACGGATATGATTCTGCCGTTTATTGCGGCTGCAGTCTATCTCATACAGTTTAAAGTGACGCAAAAAGGAATGGATCCAGCCCAACAAAAGCAAATGGCGATACTAGGTTATATCACGCCAGTTATGATGGGGATGTTTTCGTTCAACGTGGCGGCGGCTTTACCTTTATATTGGTCTGTGGGGGGACTCTTCCTCATCATGCAGACATTATTATTCAAATGGGTTTATCGCGAAAAGAACGAAGCATTAAAAGCAGTTATCGCACCTAAATAA
- a CDS encoding glycosyltransferase translates to MSGEEWVALIVNITAAVVIFYMGLVGLTYLILFMIAGPRIKKEQFLNQKDYVEEMIFNKDTFPVSVLVPAYNEEVGVATTIRSMLGLSYPQYEIIVIDDGSKDNTSGKVMEQFKMKEINLALRRYFDTKQVTKAYQSTLYPNLFLLKKENGGKADALNAGINFSRYPYFAAVDGDCILDSDALLKIMKPIIDSNGLVTATGGTVRIANGSTITKSQVEKIALPKGPIELMQIIEYFRAFLIGRLGLSRMNILLIISGAFGVFEKNRVVKVGGYNTKTVGEDMELIVRMHRAIKEEKSKQRIEYIQDPVCWTEAPDSAAVLRSQRKRWQRGLAETLWLHKKMLFNPKYKGIGLFSMPYYLLVELLSAVFELIGYFVILFGLLFSFVLLDVAVVMFMMTVLYGSLLSSLAVLLEEWTYHKYPDTKSLLVLFFWALTESFWYRPIMVWWRCCGLIQTLTKKADWGNMKRKGISSDN, encoded by the coding sequence ATGAGTGGCGAAGAATGGGTAGCATTAATCGTCAATATAACGGCTGCTGTTGTCATCTTTTATATGGGGTTAGTTGGGCTTACCTATTTGATTTTATTCATGATTGCCGGCCCGCGTATTAAAAAGGAGCAGTTTCTAAACCAGAAAGATTATGTAGAAGAAATGATATTTAATAAGGATACGTTCCCTGTGTCAGTACTCGTGCCGGCATACAATGAAGAAGTAGGAGTAGCTACTACGATCCGATCAATGCTTGGCTTAAGTTACCCTCAATATGAAATCATTGTCATAGATGACGGGTCAAAAGATAATACGAGTGGCAAAGTGATGGAGCAGTTTAAAATGAAGGAAATAAATTTAGCTTTACGTAGATATTTTGATACGAAACAAGTGACCAAAGCCTATCAATCGACATTATACCCTAACTTATTTCTATTGAAAAAAGAAAATGGAGGAAAGGCAGACGCCTTAAATGCCGGTATCAATTTTTCTCGCTATCCTTATTTTGCGGCAGTAGATGGTGATTGTATTCTTGACAGTGATGCCCTCTTAAAAATAATGAAACCAATCATTGATTCCAACGGCTTAGTCACAGCTACTGGTGGTACTGTTCGAATTGCAAACGGTTCAACGATCACGAAAAGCCAGGTAGAAAAGATTGCCCTTCCGAAAGGACCTATTGAATTAATGCAAATTATTGAATATTTTCGGGCTTTTCTTATTGGTAGACTTGGATTAAGCAGAATGAATATCCTGCTGATTATTTCAGGTGCCTTCGGTGTTTTTGAAAAAAATAGAGTCGTTAAAGTGGGGGGGTACAATACGAAAACGGTTGGAGAAGATATGGAGTTAATTGTGCGCATGCACCGCGCCATTAAAGAAGAAAAATCTAAACAAAGAATCGAATATATTCAAGATCCTGTTTGTTGGACAGAGGCTCCGGACAGTGCGGCCGTTCTGCGCTCGCAAAGGAAACGATGGCAGAGGGGGTTAGCAGAGACATTATGGCTTCATAAAAAAATGCTGTTCAACCCAAAATATAAAGGAATAGGGCTCTTTTCTATGCCTTATTATTTATTAGTGGAATTGTTAAGTGCTGTGTTTGAACTTATCGGGTACTTTGTTATTTTATTTGGGCTTTTATTCTCTTTTGTACTATTAGATGTAGCAGTTGTCATGTTTATGATGACAGTGTTGTACGGATCACTTTTATCCTCATTAGCAGTGTTGCTTGAGGAATGGACGTACCATAAATATCCCGATACAAAAAGTTTGCTTGTGTTGTTTTTTTGGGCGTTAACAGAATCTTTTTGGTATCGTCCCATCATGGTGTGGTGGCGTTGTTGTGGCTTAATTCAAACGTTAACTAAGAAAGCAGATTGGGGCAATATGAAACGAAAAGGAATCTCATCTGATAACTAA
- a CDS encoding response regulator, with translation MGKILVADDSDILRMLIVDTLEEEGEWVVEEAEDGREALNKLEEGAFDLALLDYMMPGLTGIEVCEKVSPGVKERTKLVMLTAKAQEKDREEAKQAGVIFFLAKPFSPEELVRIIKEILS, from the coding sequence ATGGGCAAAATCCTTGTAGCAGATGATAGCGATATTTTAAGAATGTTAATTGTCGATACATTAGAAGAAGAGGGAGAGTGGGTCGTTGAAGAAGCTGAAGATGGGAGAGAGGCACTAAATAAACTAGAGGAGGGAGCCTTCGATTTAGCGTTACTCGATTATATGATGCCTGGATTAACAGGTATCGAAGTATGTGAAAAGGTGTCTCCAGGTGTCAAAGAACGGACAAAGCTCGTCATGCTTACAGCGAAAGCGCAAGAGAAAGATCGTGAAGAGGCGAAACAAGCAGGGGTCATTTTTTTCCTCGCTAAGCCGTTCAGCCCTGAGGAACTAGTAAGAATTATTAAGGAGATCCTTTCATGA
- a CDS encoding pyridoxal-dependent decarboxylase, translating to MTSLNDVQKLFPSEDGNRESRENVLQLVTTLLENMDRLKRPDYASLGHEKQREANFYQQLVQTAEVPLQGESLSHLVDSMTSLMTGHPYHSRYFLTNVLPMASIPGLIGQLTASLLNGNNLWDVYGPAGAEAETKVIAMMSRIAGYDVNESWGYTTWGGQGAVFTGLRLAIAKHCPDAVEHGVPDNLYVFSSEQAHYSLIKSAEATGIGRSHVIKVRTKRDHSMDEQDLASKMTEVIEEGGKPVYVVATTGTTDNFGIDNIQAIKDTTDALTNMHALAPVHIHADSALGGFYAFFNEYDFTVNSLNFDENVLKGLRTITSKMKHLHLADSLCFDFQKLGQTPYATSLFLVKNKEDLSLIDLDAAESPYVGDRGYGDYHTSYTLECSRMASSIAIMAALQLFGVEGYQILLANYIKVNITFREKLLAALPDICVTNPLNPGPITAFRLYQRTGNWEMEATGQLTKEEIMKTNRRNEALFEYFGTHRARIFLGDTKKFALVTCKDQTELQPVYVSKFFTISPYTETEHVPDVITFIQDAIEATKSTETEVTFSC from the coding sequence ATGACGTCACTAAATGATGTGCAAAAACTCTTCCCTAGTGAAGATGGCAATCGTGAAAGCAGAGAAAACGTTCTGCAATTAGTTACAACTCTTTTAGAGAATATGGATAGGCTTAAGCGGCCAGACTACGCTAGTTTAGGACATGAGAAACAGCGTGAAGCAAATTTTTATCAGCAGCTTGTTCAAACAGCTGAAGTCCCCCTACAGGGTGAAAGTCTATCTCACTTAGTAGACAGTATGACAAGCTTAATGACAGGCCACCCCTATCATTCCCGATACTTTTTGACAAATGTTCTCCCGATGGCTAGTATTCCTGGGCTCATTGGTCAGCTCACAGCCTCCCTATTGAATGGGAATAATTTATGGGATGTTTACGGCCCTGCCGGTGCGGAGGCAGAAACGAAAGTCATTGCCATGATGTCACGAATTGCTGGTTATGATGTTAATGAGAGCTGGGGGTATACGACATGGGGAGGACAGGGAGCCGTCTTTACCGGCCTTCGCCTGGCAATTGCAAAACATTGTCCTGACGCAGTGGAACACGGTGTTCCTGATAATCTGTATGTGTTCTCCTCTGAGCAAGCCCATTATAGCTTAATTAAATCAGCTGAAGCCACTGGTATTGGACGAAGCCATGTGATTAAGGTTCGTACAAAGCGAGATCACTCCATGGACGAACAAGATCTTGCCTCTAAAATGACAGAGGTGATAGAAGAAGGAGGTAAACCCGTTTACGTTGTGGCCACGACTGGCACGACTGACAATTTTGGTATTGACAATATTCAGGCGATAAAAGATACGACCGATGCCCTTACAAATATGCATGCATTAGCACCTGTTCATATTCATGCTGATTCAGCCCTAGGAGGATTCTATGCCTTTTTTAACGAGTATGATTTTACGGTAAATTCGTTAAACTTTGATGAAAATGTGCTTAAAGGATTACGGACAATTACGTCTAAAATGAAACATTTACATTTAGCAGACAGCTTATGTTTTGACTTTCAGAAACTTGGTCAAACCCCTTATGCGACCAGTCTTTTCTTAGTGAAAAACAAAGAAGATTTGTCTTTAATCGATTTAGATGCTGCCGAATCCCCTTATGTAGGGGACAGAGGTTACGGTGACTACCACACAAGCTACACATTGGAATGCTCAAGAATGGCTAGCTCCATTGCTATTATGGCTGCTTTACAGCTTTTCGGGGTGGAAGGCTACCAAATACTGCTCGCTAACTATATAAAGGTAAACATTACTTTCCGCGAAAAGCTCCTAGCAGCTTTACCTGACATATGTGTAACGAACCCTTTAAACCCCGGTCCTATTACGGCCTTTAGGTTGTATCAGAGGACAGGTAACTGGGAGATGGAAGCAACTGGCCAGTTAACGAAAGAAGAAATCATGAAAACAAATAGAAGAAATGAAGCCCTTTTTGAGTATTTCGGTACCCATAGAGCCCGTATCTTCCTCGGTGACACAAAAAAATTCGCCCTTGTCACATGCAAAGATCAAACGGAGTTGCAGCCGGTATACGTATCTAAGTTTTTTACGATCTCACCTTATACAGAAACAGAGCACGTCCCTGATGTCATCACCTTTATACAAGACGCTATAGAAGCGACAAAATCAACAGAAACCGAGGTAACATTCTCATGTTAA